A single Nostoc sp. PCC 7107 DNA region contains:
- a CDS encoding Mo-dependent nitrogenase C-terminal domain-containing protein, with protein MKVFDNTTKKIFLASWVSISPAEVSKTHVTQLHHPNPQSGFDIFLPLRRRLNNIQIRDRALAHRLCRMIPAQCPFERDIKLFGKTILHIPPMCKLNPLYEEVVSLRFRAMCYLADECGEDISQYC; from the coding sequence ATGAAGGTATTCGATAATACCACAAAAAAGATTTTTCTCGCAAGCTGGGTTTCAATAAGTCCGGCAGAGGTTAGCAAAACTCATGTAACCCAGCTGCACCATCCAAATCCCCAGTCAGGCTTTGATATTTTCCTACCCCTACGACGAAGGTTAAACAACATTCAAATCCGCGATCGCGCATTAGCTCATCGTCTGTGCAGAATGATCCCCGCCCAATGTCCTTTTGAACGCGATATTAAATTATTCGGCAAAACCATATTACACATCCCGCCAATGTGTAAGCTCAACCCTTTATACGAGGAAGTCGTGAGTTTGCGTTTCCGGGCTATGTGCTACTTAGCAGATGAATGCGGCGAAGACATTTCGCAGTACTGTTAA
- a CDS encoding caspase family protein — protein sequence MANYWAIAIGINQYQFFQPLRCAQADADALKDFLVQEAGFSPQRCLLMTDTSPPISDRSTYPTKDNILLLLEDLAAACWQPGDHLWLFFSGYGVNHGGQDYLMPVEGNPELVQKTGIEMRSLMQSLQIANLNVLVLLDINRASSTQADATVGQETIELAQELQLATILSCEPEQFSRESSELGYGFFTAALLAALRSGHGSSLMDLNSYLNVFTPELCQHYWRPTQSPVAIIPADPFTILPQLEVNHTVTEVPSTLEPTEAKPQELESTETEESIFPEENFAVALAAPPLAPSPKNPANSPQIGIWEESLSLQSVVGARSPQLTFPNFPLGEQQLSKSPDLVAKQECGNQQPQLAIPSPETVKGGRFIPDVPQAYVSRLSQKKTNTSLWQQLVFWGGGMMLLTALVTVVVLRNQEKFVAGREALSASPDDRLVPAKNQSNAQIASLSESKSRNQAVLDLAKMSLRQTQATDLSLAIATARKIQAGEPLYEQAQENINIWSNMILNLAEGRAKQRQYGNAIAAAQLISKEGSLYPQAQAAIKQWRQEAKQYLANKTLLDAANALIKPGQASTYNRAIEVAKRVPQGQPGFDLAQKSINKWSEKILDLAKSRVSEGDPQSAIATATLVPEETSVYEDAQEAIRKWQKK from the coding sequence ATGGCAAATTACTGGGCGATCGCGATCGGCATCAATCAATATCAATTCTTTCAACCCTTACGTTGCGCCCAAGCCGATGCCGATGCGCTAAAAGATTTTTTGGTTCAAGAAGCAGGTTTTTCACCTCAACGCTGTCTATTAATGACAGATACTTCGCCACCAATTAGCGATAGATCTACCTATCCGACAAAAGACAATATTCTGCTGTTACTAGAAGATTTAGCCGCGGCCTGTTGGCAACCAGGCGACCATCTGTGGTTATTCTTTAGCGGTTATGGTGTCAACCACGGGGGACAAGATTACTTGATGCCGGTGGAAGGCAATCCTGAGTTAGTGCAGAAAACTGGTATCGAAATGCGATCGCTCATGCAAAGCCTCCAAATCGCTAACCTAAATGTTTTGGTGCTGCTAGATATTAACCGTGCTTCCAGTACCCAAGCTGACGCAACCGTTGGGCAAGAAACCATTGAATTAGCGCAAGAATTACAACTGGCTACGATTCTGTCTTGCGAACCAGAACAATTTTCCCGTGAAAGTAGTGAGTTAGGTTACGGATTTTTTACCGCTGCTTTGTTAGCCGCTTTGCGTTCTGGTCATGGCAGTAGTTTGATGGATTTAAACAGCTATTTAAATGTTTTTACTCCAGAATTATGCCAACACTATTGGCGACCTACACAAAGTCCAGTAGCGATCATACCGGCTGATCCCTTCACCATCTTGCCGCAGCTAGAGGTGAACCATACAGTTACAGAAGTTCCCAGCACCCTGGAACCAACTGAAGCTAAACCCCAGGAATTAGAGTCAACTGAAACTGAAGAAAGTATTTTTCCAGAGGAAAACTTTGCTGTGGCTTTGGCGGCTCCCCCGTTAGCACCATCACCCAAAAATCCAGCTAATTCTCCACAAATAGGTATTTGGGAAGAATCCCTGTCTCTACAATCTGTTGTTGGTGCTAGATCCCCGCAGCTGACTTTCCCAAATTTCCCTCTGGGAGAACAACAACTATCTAAATCACCGGATTTAGTAGCCAAACAAGAGTGTGGCAACCAACAACCGCAATTAGCGATCCCCTCTCCAGAAACAGTTAAGGGAGGTAGGTTTATTCCTGATGTTCCCCAAGCCTATGTCTCTCGTTTATCTCAGAAAAAGACAAACACCTCACTGTGGCAGCAATTGGTTTTTTGGGGAGGTGGCATGATGTTGCTAACAGCTTTAGTGACAGTAGTTGTACTTCGCAATCAAGAAAAATTTGTTGCGGGTAGAGAGGCGTTATCAGCCTCGCCTGATGATCGGTTAGTTCCAGCCAAAAATCAGTCTAATGCCCAAATCGCCTCTCTTTCTGAGTCCAAGAGTCGCAATCAAGCAGTATTAGACTTGGCGAAAATGTCTCTCAGACAAACTCAAGCCACTGATTTAAGTTTGGCGATCGCCACTGCACGGAAAATTCAGGCGGGTGAACCGCTGTACGAACAAGCTCAAGAAAATATTAATATTTGGAGCAATATGATCCTCAATTTAGCTGAGGGGCGGGCTAAACAACGACAATATGGTAATGCGATCGCCGCAGCACAATTAATCAGCAAAGAAGGCTCACTGTATCCCCAAGCGCAAGCAGCCATTAAGCAGTGGCGACAAGAAGCCAAGCAATATCTTGCTAACAAAACTTTGCTAGATGCCGCAAATGCCTTAATTAAGCCCGGACAAGCATCTACATATAATCGCGCCATTGAAGTTGCCAAGCGCGTTCCCCAAGGTCAACCAGGGTTCGATTTGGCGCAAAAATCAATCAATAAATGGAGCGAGAAAATTTTAGATCTGGCGAAAAGTCGTGTATCTGAAGGTGATCCCCAGTCCGCCATTGCCACAGCTACCTTAGTTCCAGAAGAGACATCTGTTTACGAAGATGCTCAAGAAGCAATCCGCAAATGGCAAAAAAAATAG
- the rpmF gene encoding 50S ribosomal protein L32, with translation MAVPKKKTSKSKRDKRRATWRHKAAVEAQKALSLGKSILTGRSTFVYPTPEEEDEES, from the coding sequence ATGGCTGTCCCTAAGAAGAAAACTTCCAAATCTAAACGCGATAAACGTCGAGCTACATGGAGACATAAAGCTGCTGTTGAAGCTCAAAAAGCTCTCTCCCTTGGCAAGTCAATTTTGACTGGACGTTCTACATTTGTCTATCCTACTCCTGAAGAAGAGGACGAAGAGTCATAA
- a CDS encoding sulfite oxidase-like oxidoreductase, producing the protein MLGKFFQKPDQEQGERVPPGQHLAKGFPVLTYGATPQINIEEWEFRVWGLAKPAVFTWSDLMALPQHEFTADFHCVTRWSKLDVKWTGFKVTDLMNLIEVEPEAAHVMEHCYGDYTTNIAIEDFARAENFFAFQLFGEPLPAEHGGPLRLVVPHLYAWKSAKWINGLEFLKKEELGFWERNGYHHRGEPWAEERYSGRF; encoded by the coding sequence ATGTTAGGAAAGTTTTTTCAAAAACCAGATCAAGAACAGGGAGAACGTGTCCCACCAGGACAACACTTAGCTAAAGGTTTCCCTGTCTTAACCTATGGGGCAACTCCCCAAATCAATATAGAAGAGTGGGAATTTCGCGTTTGGGGTTTAGCCAAGCCAGCTGTTTTCACTTGGTCAGACTTGATGGCGCTACCACAGCACGAATTTACAGCAGATTTCCACTGTGTAACCCGCTGGTCAAAACTGGATGTCAAGTGGACTGGTTTTAAGGTGACAGACTTGATGAATCTGATAGAGGTAGAGCCAGAAGCAGCCCATGTGATGGAACATTGCTATGGTGACTATACTACTAACATTGCCATCGAAGATTTTGCCCGCGCAGAAAATTTCTTTGCTTTTCAATTATTTGGCGAGCCATTACCCGCAGAACACGGCGGCCCCTTACGTTTAGTTGTACCCCACCTCTACGCTTGGAAAAGTGCCAAGTGGATTAATGGTTTAGAGTTTCTGAAAAAAGAAGAACTAGGTTTTTGGGAGCGTAACGGCTATCATCACCGGGGTGAACCTTGGGCGGAAGAACGCTATAGCGGTAGGTTTTAA
- a CDS encoding aldehyde dehydrogenase family protein: MIANELSNINQLIHKQREFFQTGKTKDIAFRLEKLRILKQAIVENETAIVQALQADLHKPEFESYITEISVTKEIDYAIKNLHSWAKPKKAEVPLEFFSYSAKIYAEPLGVILIIGPWNYPFNLIIAPLVGAIAAGNCSILKPSEIAPATSSLLAQMMAKYFEPEFITVVEGGAEASQKLLAEKFDHIFFTGGTSVGKIVMEAAAKHLTPVTLELGGKSPCIVDAEINLEHTIRRITWGKFINAGQTCVAPDYLLVDKKIKPDLINGLKNSLKEFYGDNPYNSADYARIISQKHCERLIKLLNKGEIIVGGESKLEERYIAPTIIDQVSLTDPVMQEEIFGPILPVIEYTDIREAIALINSKPKPLALYLFSQNKNLQQRVLQETSSGGVCINDTVLHLGVSSLPFGGVGDSGIGNYHGKAGFDTFSHHKSVLRNSFWVDLKWRYAPYQGKLGLLKRLIGS, from the coding sequence ATGATTGCTAATGAATTATCTAACATTAATCAGCTGATTCACAAGCAACGCGAATTTTTCCAAACTGGAAAAACCAAGGATATAGCTTTTCGGCTAGAAAAACTCCGAATTCTCAAACAGGCAATAGTTGAAAATGAAACAGCTATTGTCCAAGCTTTGCAAGCTGATTTACATAAACCAGAATTTGAGTCTTACATCACAGAAATCAGTGTCACCAAAGAAATTGATTATGCTATCAAAAATCTGCATTCGTGGGCTAAACCGAAAAAAGCTGAAGTTCCCTTAGAATTTTTTTCTTATTCAGCGAAGATTTACGCGGAACCTTTGGGTGTTATTTTAATTATCGGCCCTTGGAATTATCCCTTTAATTTGATTATTGCACCCTTAGTAGGTGCGATCGCTGCTGGTAATTGTTCAATTCTCAAACCTTCAGAAATTGCCCCCGCTACCTCTAGTTTATTAGCCCAGATGATGGCTAAATATTTTGAACCAGAGTTTATTACTGTAGTTGAAGGTGGTGCAGAAGCCAGTCAAAAGCTACTTGCAGAAAAGTTTGACCATATCTTTTTTACTGGTGGTACATCTGTTGGCAAAATTGTGATGGAAGCAGCCGCAAAACATCTCACCCCAGTTACTTTAGAATTAGGTGGCAAAAGCCCTTGTATTGTTGATGCTGAGATAAATTTAGAACATACAATCAGACGCATTACTTGGGGCAAATTTATTAATGCTGGACAAACTTGTGTTGCACCTGACTATTTATTAGTTGATAAAAAAATTAAACCCGATTTAATCAATGGCTTGAAAAACAGCCTCAAAGAATTTTATGGAGATAATCCATACAATAGTGCTGATTATGCCAGGATTATCAGTCAAAAACATTGTGAAAGGTTAATTAAACTTCTCAATAAAGGCGAAATTATTGTTGGTGGAGAAAGCAAACTAGAAGAACGCTACATTGCGCCCACAATTATTGATCAAGTCTCATTAACAGACCCAGTAATGCAGGAAGAAATATTTGGGCCGATTTTACCTGTAATTGAATATACAGATATTAGAGAAGCGATCGCCTTAATTAATTCCAAACCCAAACCCTTAGCTTTATACTTATTCTCGCAAAACAAAAACCTGCAACAGCGAGTTTTACAAGAAACTTCTTCTGGCGGTGTTTGTATTAACGACACAGTACTGCATCTTGGTGTCTCATCTTTACCCTTTGGTGGCGTTGGTGATAGTGGTATTGGGAACTATCATGGCAAAGCTGGTTTTGATACCTTTTCTCACCATAAAAGCGTCCTACGCAACTCCTTTTGGGTAGATTTAAAATGGCGCTACGCTCCATATCAAGGCAAATTGGGTTTATTGAAACGACTTATTGGGTCATAA
- a CDS encoding hybrid sensor histidine kinase/response regulator, whose product MSSLLPNPDKILVVDDSPDNVFLIKTILEEEGYTVSTAENGILALTQLEASPCDLVLLDLMMPGMDGYEVTRRIRGEMNLQQYIPILLITAHDAPNVAHGLDLGADDFIRKPVTVDELLARVRSLLRLKHSMDERDEIARQREDFVSRLTHDLRTPLVAADRMLMLFEQGALGNLSPQMQEALTIMARSNTNLLSMVNTLLEVYRFEAGRKTLAFQPVDLKQLIAEVVGELTPLAQAKALTIKQEYAEELTNSNIMGDRLELHRLLTNLIGNAIKFTESGHVAIRLSSVQENNEISASRLSSSTPSGNYINMVVADTGSGIPPEEQTTLFQRFRQGSHKSSGSGLGLYLSRRIVEAHQGQIFVNSVLGKGSKFVVYLPIKP is encoded by the coding sequence ATGAGTTCACTATTGCCTAACCCTGACAAAATTTTGGTTGTCGATGATTCTCCAGATAATGTTTTTTTAATTAAAACCATACTTGAAGAAGAAGGATATACAGTTAGTACAGCCGAAAACGGTATTTTAGCATTAACACAGTTAGAAGCGTCTCCCTGTGATTTGGTACTGCTGGATTTAATGATGCCAGGTATGGATGGCTATGAAGTCACCAGGCGCATCCGTGGGGAAATGAACTTACAGCAATATATTCCCATTCTGTTAATTACGGCTCACGATGCACCCAACGTCGCACATGGATTAGACTTGGGTGCTGATGATTTTATTCGTAAACCTGTAACCGTAGATGAATTACTCGCCAGAGTGCGATCGCTGTTACGACTAAAGCATAGTATGGATGAGCGTGATGAAATTGCCCGTCAGCGAGAAGATTTTGTTTCCCGCCTCACCCATGACTTACGTACGCCCTTAGTCGCCGCAGATCGAATGTTAATGCTGTTTGAGCAAGGTGCTTTAGGTAACTTATCGCCACAAATGCAAGAAGCACTCACTATTATGGCGCGTAGTAATACCAACTTGCTGTCGATGGTGAATACCTTATTAGAAGTTTATCGATTTGAAGCCGGACGGAAAACCCTAGCATTTCAACCAGTTGATTTAAAACAGTTAATCGCCGAAGTAGTTGGAGAACTCACACCTTTAGCACAAGCTAAAGCACTAACTATCAAACAGGAGTATGCAGAGGAATTAACTAACAGTAACATCATGGGCGATCGCTTGGAATTGCACCGCCTGTTAACTAACCTGATAGGTAATGCCATCAAATTTACTGAATCTGGCCATGTAGCAATTCGCCTCTCCTCTGTGCAGGAAAATAATGAAATTTCTGCCTCTAGGCTCTCGTCATCTACCCCTAGTGGTAACTATATTAATATGGTGGTAGCCGATACTGGTTCAGGTATTCCACCTGAAGAACAAACTACCTTGTTTCAAAGATTTCGCCAAGGTAGCCACAAAAGTTCCGGTAGCGGTTTGGGATTGTACTTATCTCGGCGGATTGTTGAGGCACATCAAGGTCAGATTTTTGTTAATTCTGTATTAGGTAAGGGTAGTAAATTTGTGGTGTATTTACCAATAAAACCCTGA
- the purF gene encoding amidophosphoribosyltransferase yields the protein MIPTHSVTSDEYPEQTCNSTNSQENLPDKPEEACGVFGLYAPEQDVAKLTYFGLYALQHRGQESAGIATFEGTKVHLHKDMGLVSQVFNESILEELPGNLAVGHTRYSTTGSSRKVNAQPAVVETRLGSLALAHNGNLVNTPQLRDELVKSNFNLVTTTDSEMIAFAIAEAVNNGADWLDGAIQAFHRCQGAFSLVIATPVGVMGTRDPNGIRPLVIGTVGTNPVRYVLSSETCGLDIIGAEYLRDVEPGELVWITEEGLASFHWSQPQRKLCIFEMIYFARPDSIMHNESLYSYRMRLGRQLAAESFVEADIVFGVPDSGIPAAIGFSQASGVSYGEGLIKNRYVGRTFIQPTQNMRESGIRMKLNPLKDVLAGKRVVIVDDSIVRGTTSRKLVKALRDAGAAEVHMRISSPPVTHPCFYGIDTDSQDQLIAATKSVAEITQQLEVNSLAYLSWEGMLTATREDTNSFCSACFTGDYPIAIPEQVKRSKLILEKVVV from the coding sequence ATGATTCCCACCCATTCCGTCACTTCGGATGAATACCCCGAACAGACTTGCAACTCAACTAATAGTCAAGAAAATCTTCCTGATAAGCCAGAAGAAGCTTGCGGTGTCTTTGGCCTCTATGCACCAGAACAAGACGTTGCTAAACTGACCTACTTTGGATTATATGCCCTCCAACATCGGGGTCAAGAGTCAGCTGGGATTGCGACTTTTGAAGGTACAAAAGTCCACCTCCACAAAGATATGGGCTTGGTGTCTCAAGTATTTAACGAGTCTATTTTAGAAGAGTTGCCCGGAAATTTAGCTGTTGGACACACTCGCTATTCCACAACTGGTTCTAGCCGCAAAGTTAACGCCCAGCCTGCTGTTGTGGAAACTCGCTTAGGTTCCCTAGCTCTTGCACATAATGGAAATCTTGTCAATACACCCCAATTGCGCGATGAATTGGTCAAGAGCAATTTTAACTTAGTCACCACCACCGACTCCGAAATGATCGCCTTTGCGATCGCCGAAGCAGTCAACAATGGTGCAGACTGGTTAGATGGGGCAATTCAAGCATTCCACCGCTGTCAAGGAGCTTTTAGTTTAGTCATTGCTACACCAGTTGGGGTAATGGGAACCCGTGATCCCAATGGTATTCGTCCATTAGTCATTGGGACTGTCGGTACTAATCCAGTTCGTTACGTCTTGTCTTCGGAAACTTGCGGTTTAGATATTATTGGTGCTGAATACCTGCGAGATGTCGAACCAGGAGAGTTAGTCTGGATTACCGAAGAAGGTTTGGCTTCTTTCCACTGGAGTCAACCGCAACGTAAATTGTGCATTTTTGAAATGATTTACTTTGCGCGTCCTGATAGCATTATGCACAATGAAAGCTTATATAGCTATCGAATGCGCTTAGGCAGACAACTCGCCGCTGAATCTTTTGTGGAAGCTGATATTGTTTTTGGTGTGCCTGATTCTGGTATCCCTGCCGCTATTGGATTTTCCCAAGCTTCCGGTGTATCCTATGGTGAGGGCTTAATTAAGAATCGTTACGTTGGGCGCACCTTTATTCAACCAACCCAAAATATGCGCGAGTCGGGTATCCGGATGAAACTCAACCCCCTCAAAGATGTACTTGCGGGTAAAAGAGTTGTGATTGTCGATGATTCCATTGTGCGGGGAACTACTAGCCGTAAGTTGGTGAAAGCTTTGCGTGATGCAGGCGCAGCAGAAGTACACATGCGAATTTCTTCCCCACCTGTTACACATCCTTGCTTTTACGGCATTGATACCGATAGTCAAGATCAATTAATTGCGGCTACCAAATCAGTTGCAGAAATTACCCAACAATTAGAAGTAAATTCCCTCGCTTATCTCAGTTGGGAAGGAATGCTCACAGCGACAAGAGAAGACACCAATAGTTTTTGTTCCGCCTGCTTTACCGGAGATTACCCAATTGCCATTCCTGAACAAGTCAAACGTTCTAAATTAATTTTAGAGAAGGTAGTAGTCTAG